A DNA window from Pseudomonas tohonis contains the following coding sequences:
- a CDS encoding chemotaxis response regulator protein-glutamate methylesterase, whose translation MRIGIANDMPLAVEALRRALAREPAHQIVWIASNGAEAVRFCREDTPDLVLMDLLMPEMDGTEATRRIMAQSPCAILIVTVDKEQNIHRVFEAMGQGALDAVDTPALGADHERDASALLRKIQNIGWLIGQRVGSRGAREPSCRQLVAIGASAGGPASLAQLLKQLPADFAPAVMLVQHVDETFAAGMAEWLGSESSLPVRLAREGDQPQPGHVMLAGTNNHMRLLRNGELAYTEEPRSHVYRPSIDVFFDSLVAHWRGDAVGVLLTGMGRDGAQGLKAMRDRGFLTIAQDQASSAVYGMPKAAAALDAAVEILPLQRIAPRLVEAFSR comes from the coding sequence ATGAGGATAGGAATCGCCAATGACATGCCCCTGGCGGTCGAGGCGCTGCGTCGCGCCTTGGCCCGCGAGCCGGCTCACCAGATCGTCTGGATCGCGAGCAACGGCGCCGAAGCGGTGCGTTTCTGCCGGGAAGACACCCCGGACCTGGTGCTGATGGACCTGCTGATGCCGGAGATGGATGGCACCGAGGCGACCCGGCGGATCATGGCCCAATCCCCCTGCGCCATCCTCATCGTCACCGTCGACAAGGAGCAGAACATCCACCGTGTTTTCGAGGCGATGGGCCAGGGTGCGCTGGACGCCGTGGACACGCCCGCCCTGGGCGCCGACCACGAGCGCGACGCCTCGGCACTGCTGCGCAAGATACAGAACATAGGCTGGCTGATCGGGCAGCGTGTGGGCAGCCGCGGGGCTCGCGAGCCCTCGTGCCGGCAGTTGGTGGCCATCGGTGCCTCGGCCGGCGGGCCCGCGTCCCTGGCGCAGCTGCTCAAGCAGTTGCCGGCCGACTTCGCGCCGGCGGTGATGCTGGTGCAGCACGTCGACGAGACCTTCGCCGCCGGCATGGCCGAGTGGCTGGGCAGCGAGTCCAGCCTGCCGGTGCGCCTGGCCCGCGAGGGCGACCAGCCGCAACCCGGCCACGTGATGCTGGCGGGCACCAATAACCACATGCGCCTGCTGCGCAATGGTGAGCTGGCCTATACCGAGGAGCCTCGCAGCCACGTCTACCGGCCTTCCATCGACGTGTTCTTCGACAGCCTGGTGGCGCATTGGCGGGGCGACGCGGTGGGCGTGTTGCTCACCGGCATGGGCCGCGATGGTGCGCAGGGGCTCAAGGCCATGCGTGACCGGGGCTTTCTCACCATTGCCCAGGACCAGGCGAGCAGCGCCGTATACGGCATGCCCAAGGCGGCGGCAGCGCTGGATGCCGCCGTGGAAATCCTGCCCTTGCAGCGGATCGCACCGAGGCTCGTGGAAGCGTTCTCGCGATGA
- a CDS encoding VIT and vWA domain-containing protein, which yields MYRLSLPFLSPGRWLLALFLALVGVAPCLAEEASERGESPYFAVDNAEPGVDGLPLKSTRVEVQVLGVIASVKVIQQYRNEGSRALEARYVFPGSTRAAVHGMTVRLGDRELQAQIREKQSAQREYQEAKSGGKTAALLEQERANVFQMSVANILPGDVVDVELRYTELLLPTDGAYHFVFPTVVGPRYNGAPGQESHKAEAWSSTPHLAEGDPGRSTFSMQVDLQSPTAIGEVASRTHRILRQTVAPRHTRVTLEDGQEPGNNRDFILDYRLGSEVFESGVLLARGAEENFFLAMVAPPAAVKPGSIVPREYIFVVDISGSMHGFPLDTTKVLLRRLIGGLRSMDSFNVLLFSGSSSLLAPQSQPATRANIEQALAMLDTQMGSGGTELLPALRQALAMPADAERSRSFVVVTDGYVEVETEAFELVRKNLSKANLFAFGIGSSVNRELIEGLARAGQGEPFVVLDDGSAQAEADRLRRMIDSPVLVHPKLSFSGLETYEVEPVALPDLFAQRPLVMFGKWRGEPRGVLQAEGIAASGPWRTEVPIEAGKVIEGDQALTHLWARHRIASLVDQESLDGGFGYSQQILDLGLKYSLLTPYTSFIAVDQVVRNPDPAGSTTVKQPLPLPQGVSAQAIGTASPAPATAGLQVSSTPEPGTWAMLALALLGMGWATRRQVRG from the coding sequence ATGTATCGCCTGTCCCTGCCTTTCCTTTCGCCCGGCCGTTGGCTGCTGGCGTTGTTTCTCGCCCTGGTCGGCGTGGCGCCGTGCCTGGCCGAGGAGGCCTCGGAGCGCGGCGAAAGCCCCTATTTCGCCGTGGACAACGCCGAGCCGGGCGTCGACGGCCTGCCGCTGAAATCCACCCGCGTGGAGGTGCAGGTGCTGGGCGTGATCGCCAGCGTCAAGGTCATCCAGCAGTACCGCAACGAGGGTTCGCGAGCCCTGGAGGCGCGCTATGTGTTCCCCGGCTCCACCCGTGCGGCGGTGCACGGCATGACCGTGCGCCTGGGCGATCGTGAGCTGCAGGCGCAGATCCGCGAGAAGCAGAGCGCCCAGCGCGAGTACCAGGAGGCGAAGAGCGGGGGCAAGACCGCCGCGCTGCTGGAGCAGGAGCGCGCCAATGTGTTCCAGATGAGCGTGGCCAATATCCTCCCGGGCGACGTGGTGGACGTGGAGCTGCGCTACACCGAGCTGCTGCTGCCCACCGACGGCGCCTATCACTTCGTGTTCCCCACCGTGGTCGGGCCGCGCTACAACGGCGCGCCGGGGCAGGAGAGCCACAAGGCCGAGGCGTGGAGCTCCACGCCGCACCTGGCCGAGGGCGACCCCGGTCGCAGCACCTTCTCCATGCAGGTCGACCTGCAGTCGCCCACCGCCATCGGCGAGGTCGCCTCGCGCACCCATCGCATCCTCCGGCAGACGGTCGCGCCCCGGCACACCCGGGTGACCCTGGAGGACGGGCAGGAGCCGGGCAACAACCGCGACTTCATCCTCGACTACCGCCTGGGCAGCGAGGTGTTCGAGAGCGGCGTGCTGCTCGCCCGTGGCGCCGAGGAAAACTTCTTCCTGGCCATGGTGGCGCCGCCGGCCGCGGTCAAGCCCGGCAGCATCGTGCCGCGCGAGTACATCTTCGTGGTGGATATCTCCGGCTCCATGCACGGCTTCCCGCTGGATACCACCAAGGTCCTGCTGCGCCGCCTGATCGGCGGCCTGCGGTCGATGGACAGCTTCAACGTGCTGCTGTTCTCCGGCAGCAGCAGCCTGCTGGCGCCGCAATCGCAGCCGGCGACCCGGGCCAACATCGAGCAGGCGCTGGCGATGCTCGACACCCAGATGGGCAGCGGCGGCACCGAGCTGCTGCCGGCCTTGCGCCAGGCGCTGGCGATGCCGGCGGATGCCGAGCGGTCGCGCAGCTTCGTGGTGGTCACCGACGGCTACGTGGAGGTGGAGACCGAGGCCTTCGAGCTGGTGCGCAAGAATCTCAGCAAGGCCAACCTGTTCGCCTTCGGCATCGGCAGCTCGGTCAACCGCGAGCTGATCGAAGGGCTGGCGCGGGCCGGGCAGGGCGAGCCCTTCGTGGTGCTCGACGACGGCTCGGCGCAGGCCGAGGCCGACCGCCTGCGGCGGATGATCGACTCGCCCGTGCTGGTGCACCCGAAGCTGTCGTTCAGCGGCCTGGAAACCTACGAAGTCGAACCGGTGGCGCTGCCGGACCTGTTCGCCCAGCGCCCGCTGGTGATGTTCGGCAAGTGGCGCGGCGAGCCCCGTGGCGTGCTGCAGGCCGAAGGCATCGCTGCCAGCGGCCCGTGGCGCACCGAGGTGCCGATCGAGGCGGGCAAGGTGATCGAGGGCGACCAGGCGCTGACCCATCTCTGGGCACGGCACCGCATCGCCTCGCTGGTGGACCAGGAAAGCCTGGACGGTGGCTTCGGCTACAGCCAGCAGATCCTCGACCTCGGCCTGAAGTACAGCCTGTTGACCCCCTACACCTCGTTCATCGCGGTGGACCAGGTGGTGCGCAACCCCGACCCCGCCGGCAGCACCACGGTCAAGCAGCCGCTGCCGTTGCCCCAGGGGGTGAGCGCCCAGGCCATCGGCACCGCCAGCCCGGCCCCCGCCACCGCCGGCCTGCAGGTATCGAGCACGCCGGAGCCGGGCACCTGGGCGATGCTGGCACTGGCCCTGCTGGGCATGGGCTGGGCGACGCGCCGCCAGGTGCGGGGGTGA
- a CDS encoding diguanylate cyclase, translating to MHYPYRNQAEMHSITENKVMVLLVDDQAMIGEALRRALADEAGIDFHFCADPQTAVEVARQIRPTVILQDLVMPGVDGISLLADYRAASELRDVPIIVLSTRDDAAVKSTAFAAGANDYLVKLPDSIELVARIRYHSRSYLALQQRDEAYRALRESQQQLLEANLVLQRLMNSDGLTGLSNRRHFDEYLEMEWRRAFREQTSLSLLMIDVDYFKGYNDHFGHVAGDDALRRVAETLRESCTRSSDLAARYGGEEFAMVLPGTSSGGARLLAEKVRRAVEALAIPHDLPQDGASLSVSIGVSTLTPKAGQVSLLLVDLADQGLYMAKNNGRNQVGLVAGAPGA from the coding sequence ATGCATTACCCCTATCGCAATCAGGCCGAAATGCACTCGATTACCGAAAACAAGGTGATGGTGCTGCTGGTCGATGATCAGGCGATGATCGGCGAGGCGTTGCGCCGCGCCCTGGCCGATGAAGCCGGAATCGACTTCCATTTCTGTGCGGACCCGCAGACGGCCGTCGAGGTCGCCCGGCAGATAAGGCCGACGGTGATCCTCCAGGACCTGGTGATGCCCGGTGTGGACGGCATCAGCCTGCTGGCCGATTATCGCGCCGCCTCCGAGCTGCGTGACGTACCCATCATCGTGCTATCGACCCGTGACGACGCAGCGGTCAAGAGCACCGCATTCGCCGCCGGCGCCAACGACTACCTGGTCAAGCTGCCCGACTCCATCGAGCTGGTGGCACGCATCCGCTACCACTCGCGTTCCTACCTCGCCCTGCAGCAGCGCGACGAGGCCTACCGTGCCCTTCGCGAGAGCCAGCAGCAGTTGCTGGAGGCCAACTTGGTGCTGCAGCGGCTGATGAACTCCGACGGCCTCACCGGCCTGTCCAACCGCCGTCACTTCGACGAGTACCTGGAAATGGAATGGCGCCGTGCCTTCCGCGAGCAGACCTCGTTGTCCCTGCTGATGATCGATGTGGACTATTTCAAGGGCTACAACGATCACTTCGGCCATGTCGCCGGGGATGACGCCCTGCGCCGCGTGGCCGAGACCCTGCGCGAGTCCTGCACGCGTTCCTCCGACCTGGCCGCGCGCTATGGCGGCGAGGAGTTCGCCATGGTCCTGCCGGGCACCTCCAGCGGCGGCGCCCGCCTGCTGGCGGAAAAGGTACGGCGTGCGGTAGAGGCGCTCGCCATCCCCCATGACCTGCCCCAGGACGGGGCCTCGCTGAGCGTGAGCATCGGCGTATCGACCCTCACGCCCAAGGCGGGCCAGGTGTCGCTGTTGCTGGTGGATCTCGCCGACCAGGGGCTTTACATGGCCAAGAACAACGGTCGCAACCAGGTGGGGCTGGTTGCCGGTGCGCCCGGCGCCTAG
- a CDS encoding hybrid sensor histidine kinase/response regulator yields MTPDQMRDASLLELFKLEAEAQTQVLSSGLMVLERNPRQADQLEACMRAAHSLKGAARIVGIEAGVRIAHVMEDCLVGAQEGRLQLQSEHVDALLQGSDLLLRLGSAAGADWADKDGRAQIDALVERLQALASGQRVAPCEPGTRYEPVGESVALPDEAAPEEEHPASAPATGESRDRVLRVSAERLDHLLDISSKSLVEFQRIKPLGDALQRLKRLQASAARTLDGVREAVQDDAMDAPSRAMLAEARQLLGECQQMLARHMADLDEFGWQGGQRAQLMYDAALASRMRPFADVLVGQARMLRDLGRSLGKQVRLDIEGENTQVDRDVLEKLEAPLTHLLRNAVDHGIESPAQRIARGKPEEGRILLSARHHAGMLVLELRDDGAGVDLERLRAAVIERGFANAETGARLSEEELLAFLFLPGFSMRGQVTEVSGRGVGLDAVQHMVRQLRGGVRMEQRQGEGTRFHLEVPLTLSVVRSLVVEIGGEAYAFPLAHIERMTRVPGEALVQLEGRQHFWHEERHVGLVAASQILQRPEGDAGEDGLAVVLVREREALYGIVVDRFIGERTLVVMPLDPRLGKVQDVSAGALLDDGTPVLILDVEDMLKSVGKLLGSGRLERVGGLARQGAGHRRKRVLVVDDSLTVRELERKLLLGRGYEVAVAVDGMDGWNALRSEAFDLLITDIDMPRMDGIELVTLVRRDSRLQSLPVMVVSYKDREEDRRRGLDAGADYYLAKASFHDEALLDAVVVLIGEAQG; encoded by the coding sequence ATGACCCCGGACCAGATGCGCGATGCGTCGCTGCTGGAACTGTTCAAGCTGGAGGCCGAGGCGCAGACCCAGGTGCTCAGTAGTGGGCTGATGGTGCTGGAGCGCAACCCGCGCCAGGCCGACCAGCTCGAAGCCTGCATGCGCGCCGCCCACTCGCTCAAGGGGGCTGCGCGCATCGTCGGCATCGAGGCTGGCGTGCGCATCGCCCACGTGATGGAAGACTGCCTGGTGGGCGCCCAGGAGGGGCGCCTGCAGTTGCAGTCCGAGCACGTCGACGCGTTGTTGCAGGGCTCCGACCTGCTGCTGCGCCTGGGCTCGGCGGCGGGGGCCGATTGGGCCGACAAGGACGGTCGCGCGCAGATCGATGCCCTGGTGGAGCGTCTGCAGGCGTTGGCCAGCGGGCAGCGCGTGGCCCCTTGCGAGCCGGGCACCCGCTACGAGCCGGTCGGCGAATCCGTGGCCCTGCCCGACGAGGCGGCACCCGAGGAGGAGCACCCGGCATCCGCTCCAGCGACCGGCGAGAGCCGGGACCGGGTGCTGCGGGTGAGCGCCGAACGCCTCGATCACCTGCTGGATATCTCCAGCAAGTCGCTGGTCGAGTTCCAGCGCATCAAGCCCCTGGGGGATGCATTGCAGCGCCTCAAGCGCCTGCAGGCCAGTGCGGCACGTACGCTCGACGGAGTGCGCGAGGCGGTGCAGGACGATGCGATGGACGCCCCCTCCCGCGCCATGCTGGCCGAGGCCAGGCAGTTGCTCGGCGAGTGCCAGCAGATGCTCGCCCGGCATATGGCCGACCTCGATGAGTTCGGCTGGCAGGGTGGCCAGCGCGCGCAGTTGATGTACGACGCCGCGCTGGCCTCGCGCATGCGCCCGTTCGCCGATGTGCTCGTCGGCCAGGCGCGCATGCTGCGCGATCTCGGCCGTTCCCTCGGCAAGCAGGTGCGCCTGGACATAGAAGGTGAGAACACCCAGGTCGACCGCGATGTGCTGGAGAAGCTCGAAGCGCCGCTCACCCACCTGCTGCGCAATGCCGTGGACCATGGCATCGAGAGCCCCGCGCAGCGAATCGCCCGTGGCAAGCCGGAGGAAGGACGCATCCTCCTCAGCGCGCGCCACCACGCCGGCATGCTGGTGCTGGAGCTGCGTGACGATGGCGCCGGGGTCGACCTGGAGCGCCTGCGTGCTGCGGTCATCGAGCGTGGTTTCGCCAACGCCGAGACCGGCGCGCGACTGAGCGAGGAGGAACTGCTGGCCTTCCTCTTCCTGCCCGGCTTCAGCATGCGCGGGCAGGTCACCGAGGTGTCCGGTCGCGGTGTCGGGCTGGATGCCGTGCAGCACATGGTCCGTCAGTTGCGCGGTGGCGTGCGCATGGAACAGCGCCAGGGCGAAGGCACCCGCTTTCATCTGGAGGTGCCGCTGACCCTGTCGGTGGTGCGCAGCCTGGTCGTGGAAATCGGCGGCGAGGCCTATGCCTTCCCCCTGGCGCACATCGAGCGCATGACCCGCGTGCCCGGCGAGGCGCTGGTGCAACTCGAAGGCCGCCAGCATTTCTGGCATGAAGAGCGGCATGTCGGCCTGGTAGCCGCCAGCCAGATATTGCAACGCCCGGAGGGCGATGCCGGCGAGGACGGCCTGGCGGTGGTGCTGGTGCGGGAGCGTGAGGCGCTCTACGGCATCGTCGTCGACCGCTTCATCGGCGAGCGCACCCTGGTGGTGATGCCGCTGGACCCGCGCCTGGGCAAGGTCCAGGACGTTTCCGCCGGCGCGCTGCTGGACGATGGCACGCCGGTGTTGATCCTCGATGTGGAGGACATGCTCAAGTCGGTCGGCAAGCTGCTCGGCAGCGGCCGCCTGGAACGTGTCGGTGGCCTGGCCCGGCAGGGTGCCGGCCATCGACGCAAGCGGGTGCTGGTGGTGGATGACTCGCTCACCGTGCGCGAGCTGGAGCGCAAGCTGCTGCTCGGCCGTGGCTACGAGGTGGCGGTGGCGGTGGACGGCATGGACGGCTGGAACGCATTGCGTTCGGAAGCCTTCGACCTGCTGATCACCGACATCGACATGCCGCGCATGGACGGCATCGAGCTGGTGACCCTGGTGCGCCGCGACAGCCGGCTGCAATCGTTGCCGGTGATGGTGGTGTCCTACAAGGACCGTGAAGAAGACCGGCGCCGTGGCCTGGATGCCGGTGCCGACTACTATCTGGCCAAGGCCAGTTTCCACGACGAGGCGTTGCTTGACGCGGTGGTCGTGCTGATCGGAGAGGCACAGGGATGA
- a CDS encoding CheR family methyltransferase — protein MTPRFERLLKERIGLDVDSVGRELVERAIRLRMQASGCRDVDEYWLSLESSHGEQQALVEAVVVPETWFFRYPESFVALARLAFERLPRLASGRPLRVLSLPCSSGEEPYSIVMALLDAGFAPALFQVDALDVSEKVLERARQAVYGRNSFRGEELGFRDRHFLPVEEGHVLTEQVRRKVNFRHGNLLGPGLLAGEAPYDFVFCRNLLIYFDRPTQSQVLAVLKRLMCPDGALFVGPAEASLLSQDGMRALDLPQSFVFLAGVARAPRAVAPSPRVASAPAPAPAPRRAAPPAFRPAPVAPRPAPVGRGQEAAGELLEIARLANGGNSIDARAACERHLAAHGPSAAVFYWLGLLCDVAGQQREAQDYYRKTLYLEPGHAEALAHLAALLAARGDLAGARRLQERASRGVSDHDR, from the coding sequence ATGACCCCGCGCTTCGAGCGTCTGCTCAAGGAGCGCATCGGCCTTGACGTCGACTCGGTCGGCCGCGAGCTGGTGGAGCGCGCCATACGCCTGCGCATGCAGGCCAGTGGTTGCCGGGACGTGGACGAGTACTGGCTGAGCCTGGAGTCGTCCCACGGTGAGCAGCAGGCCCTGGTCGAGGCCGTCGTGGTTCCCGAGACCTGGTTCTTCCGCTACCCCGAGTCTTTCGTGGCCCTGGCCCGGCTGGCCTTCGAGCGCCTGCCGCGCCTCGCCTCCGGGCGCCCGCTGCGGGTGCTGAGCCTGCCCTGCTCCAGTGGCGAGGAGCCGTACTCCATCGTCATGGCGCTGCTCGATGCGGGCTTTGCCCCGGCACTGTTCCAGGTGGATGCGCTGGACGTCAGCGAGAAGGTGCTGGAGCGCGCGCGCCAGGCCGTCTACGGGCGCAACTCGTTCCGTGGCGAGGAGCTGGGCTTTCGCGATCGCCACTTCCTGCCCGTCGAGGAGGGCCACGTCCTCACCGAGCAGGTCCGGCGCAAGGTGAACTTCCGCCATGGCAATCTGCTGGGGCCGGGCCTGTTGGCGGGCGAGGCGCCCTATGACTTCGTGTTCTGTCGCAACCTGCTGATCTACTTCGACCGGCCCACCCAAAGCCAGGTGTTGGCGGTGCTCAAGCGTCTGATGTGTCCTGACGGGGCGCTGTTCGTCGGTCCTGCCGAGGCCAGCCTGCTGAGCCAGGACGGCATGCGTGCGCTGGATCTGCCGCAGTCCTTCGTGTTCCTGGCAGGCGTGGCCAGGGCGCCACGCGCCGTCGCGCCGAGTCCACGGGTCGCTTCCGCTCCGGCGCCTGCCCCAGCCCCCCGAAGGGCTGCCCCGCCAGCGTTCCGCCCGGCGCCCGTCGCCCCGCGCCCGGCACCGGTCGGGCGCGGCCAGGAGGCCGCTGGCGAGCTGTTGGAGATCGCCCGGCTGGCCAACGGCGGCAACAGCATCGACGCCCGCGCTGCCTGCGAGCGCCACCTGGCCGCCCATGGCCCCTCGGCGGCGGTGTTCTACTGGCTGGGCCTGCTCTGCGATGTGGCCGGCCAGCAGCGCGAGGCGCAGGACTACTACCGCAAGACCCTCTACCTGGAGCCCGGGCATGCCGAGGCCCTGGCCCACCTGGCGGCGTTGCTCGCCGCGCGCGGCGACCTGGCGGGGGCCAGGCGGTTGCAAGAGCGCGCCAGCCGTGGAGTGAGCGACCATGATCGATAG
- a CDS encoding chemotaxis protein CheW translates to MTTRATGQQPRRGQLYLLFGMGSDRYALDVRDVLEVMPLRRLKRLPEAPAWVAGVFDWRGAPVPVLDLGVLAFGEPARPRTSTRLVMVRYAGHNLGLVLEQATETLRCQPEEFQDYGLDGGEARYLGPVFRSAQGLVQRVEVAELLGEEARALLFPADAEATS, encoded by the coding sequence ATGACGACCCGCGCGACTGGCCAGCAGCCCCGTCGTGGGCAGCTCTACCTGCTGTTCGGCATGGGCAGCGACCGCTATGCCCTGGACGTACGCGACGTGCTGGAGGTGATGCCCCTGCGCCGTCTCAAGCGCCTGCCCGAGGCGCCTGCCTGGGTGGCTGGCGTTTTCGACTGGCGCGGTGCGCCGGTGCCGGTTCTGGATCTCGGCGTCCTGGCTTTCGGCGAGCCCGCCCGCCCGCGTACCAGCACCCGGCTGGTGATGGTGCGCTACGCCGGGCACAATCTCGGCCTGGTCCTGGAGCAGGCCACCGAGACCTTGCGCTGCCAACCCGAGGAGTTCCAGGACTACGGGCTGGATGGGGGCGAGGCGCGTTACCTGGGGCCGGTTTTCCGCAGTGCACAAGGGCTGGTGCAGCGTGTCGAGGTCGCCGAGCTGCTCGGTGAAGAGGCACGCGCGCTGCTGTTCCCGGCCGATGCGGAGGCCACATCATGA
- a CDS encoding GGDEF domain-containing protein codes for MQATHSLRSRIALLVALLVGALGWLLGALIGHDSSLRMRDEIGQDLAEVSFQMIDRLDRDMADRAKVLQVLSQLRALRQPDDIAEVRTLLDSLQHELHEIAWIGYTDPAGTVRASSDGVLEGASLSQRPVYINGIKGLFIGDVHEAVLLAKLLPNPTGEAMKFVDIAMPVKGLDGATVGVLASHLSWAWADDVRRSLLEPMQQRRKVEFFIIGSDRTVLLGPRAMIGQRLHLEALDNGETNYWRVQEWPDGGTWLTGFARSTGYQDYKGLGWTVIARRSVDEAFAPSRELQRDIYIWGAALAVIFAFIGWVLAGRITRPLREIAAAADRLRAGEIAVIPDDLGTREIRTLSQSIRQLVESLTQQQNALGLMESLAHHDPLTGLPNRTALEKHLPRVQQRSQLGKSSLALLYLDLDGFKPVNDNHGHSVGDQVLREAAARMRASLREGDLVARLGGDEFLMILQVPEGDAAPQALQVALRTLQSLGEPIQLGELRLNIGCSIGGALWPQDSAQLGEALELADQALYRAKHEGRNRVVFHGPQPPQGERTA; via the coding sequence ATGCAAGCCACGCACAGCCTGCGCAGCCGTATCGCCCTGCTCGTCGCCCTGCTGGTGGGCGCGCTGGGCTGGTTGCTGGGCGCCCTGATCGGCCACGACTCCAGCCTGCGCATGCGCGACGAGATCGGCCAGGACCTGGCGGAAGTCTCCTTCCAGATGATCGACCGCCTGGACCGCGACATGGCCGACCGCGCCAAGGTGCTGCAGGTGCTCAGCCAGTTGCGCGCGTTGCGCCAGCCCGACGACATCGCCGAGGTCCGCACCCTGCTCGACAGCCTGCAGCACGAACTGCACGAGATCGCCTGGATCGGCTACACCGACCCGGCCGGCACCGTACGGGCCTCCAGCGACGGCGTGCTCGAAGGCGCCAGCCTCAGCCAGCGCCCGGTGTACATCAACGGCATCAAGGGCCTGTTCATCGGCGACGTGCACGAAGCCGTGCTGCTGGCCAAGCTGCTGCCCAATCCCACCGGCGAGGCGATGAAGTTCGTCGACATCGCCATGCCGGTGAAGGGCCTGGACGGCGCCACGGTCGGGGTGCTCGCCTCGCACCTGTCCTGGGCCTGGGCCGACGATGTGCGCCGCTCGCTGCTCGAACCCATGCAGCAACGGCGCAAGGTCGAGTTCTTCATCATCGGCAGCGACCGCACCGTGCTCCTCGGCCCGCGAGCCATGATCGGCCAGCGCCTGCACCTGGAGGCCCTGGACAATGGCGAAACCAACTACTGGCGGGTGCAGGAATGGCCCGATGGCGGCACCTGGCTCACCGGCTTCGCCCGCAGCACCGGTTACCAGGACTACAAGGGCCTGGGCTGGACGGTGATCGCCCGGCGATCGGTCGACGAAGCCTTCGCCCCCTCGCGGGAGCTGCAGCGCGACATCTATATCTGGGGCGCAGCCCTGGCGGTGATCTTCGCCTTCATCGGCTGGGTTCTGGCCGGGCGCATCACCCGGCCGCTGCGGGAGATCGCCGCCGCGGCGGACCGCCTGCGGGCCGGCGAGATCGCGGTGATACCCGACGACCTGGGCACCCGCGAGATCCGCACCCTCAGCCAATCGATCCGCCAGCTCGTGGAAAGCCTGACCCAGCAGCAGAACGCCCTGGGCCTGATGGAAAGCCTCGCCCACCACGACCCGCTCACCGGCCTGCCCAACCGCACCGCCCTGGAAAAGCACCTGCCCCGCGTGCAGCAGCGCAGCCAGCTGGGCAAGAGCTCCCTGGCCCTGCTCTACCTCGACCTGGACGGTTTCAAGCCGGTCAACGACAACCACGGCCACTCGGTGGGCGACCAGGTACTGCGCGAGGCCGCCGCCCGCATGCGCGCCAGCCTGCGCGAAGGCGACCTGGTGGCGCGGCTTGGCGGGGACGAGTTCCTGATGATCCTCCAGGTGCCGGAGGGCGATGCCGCCCCGCAGGCCCTCCAGGTGGCCCTGCGTACCCTGCAGTCACTGGGCGAGCCGATCCAGCTGGGCGAACTGCGCCTGAACATCGGCTGCAGCATCGGCGGCGCCCTCTGGCCCCAGGACTCCGCGCAACTGGGAGAGGCCCTGGAACTGGCCGACCAGGCGCTCTACCGCGCCAAGCACGAAGGGCGCAACCGGGTGGTGTTCCATGGCCCGCAGCCGCCGCAGGGCGAGCGGACGGCCTGA
- a CDS encoding chemotaxis protein CheW translates to MIDSRVIRLDDSPEAPIDDCWNRIGVHGDKSCERLQAHIHCRNCEVHAVAAIRLLDRYALHREVEEEQASGEEDLGETRSTLVFRLGDAWLGLATRQLVEVAPQSLIHSLPHQRSLGLLGVTNVRGALVACLSLVEVLGLEAGGGVVTERRVVPRMLIVASGDGPVVTPVDEVDGIHAIPLRAVLEGGRGTAQVARPFAAGVVQWRGRSITLLDETMLQQAIARSLG, encoded by the coding sequence ATGATCGATAGCCGCGTCATACGCCTCGACGACAGCCCGGAGGCGCCCATCGACGACTGCTGGAACCGTATCGGCGTGCACGGCGACAAGAGCTGCGAACGCCTGCAGGCGCATATCCACTGCCGCAACTGCGAGGTGCATGCGGTGGCGGCCATCCGGCTGCTGGACCGCTATGCGCTGCACCGCGAGGTGGAAGAGGAGCAGGCCTCCGGTGAGGAGGACCTTGGCGAGACCCGTTCGACGCTGGTCTTCCGTCTCGGGGACGCCTGGTTGGGGCTCGCCACGCGACAGCTGGTCGAAGTGGCGCCCCAGTCGTTGATCCACTCCCTGCCGCACCAGCGCTCCCTCGGCCTGCTCGGGGTGACCAACGTGCGCGGCGCGCTGGTCGCCTGCCTGTCGCTGGTGGAGGTGCTTGGCCTGGAAGCGGGGGGCGGCGTGGTGACGGAGCGCCGTGTGGTGCCGCGCATGCTCATCGTCGCCAGCGGGGATGGCCCCGTGGTGACGCCGGTGGATGAGGTCGACGGGATTCATGCCATTCCCCTGCGCGCCGTGCTGGAAGGTGGCCGCGGCACCGCCCAGGTGGCCCGCCCCTTCGCCGCCGGCGTGGTGCAGTGGCGAGGGCGCAGCATCACCCTGCTGGACGAGACGATGCTGCAGCAGGCCATCGCCAGGAGCCTCGGATGA